Genomic segment of Acipenser ruthenus unplaced genomic scaffold, fAciRut3.2 maternal haplotype, whole genome shotgun sequence:
CTGTAAGAACAGGGCACATCAGATAGCAGGAGCGGGACAAACCCAGCAATACTGTAAATGGCAATTCCTCTTGAAAAGAGGTTAATTCTTATGCTACAAATGGAAGTCGTTTAAGAATCTTACCCAATATGTTTTCCAGCTGGGACAGATTAATTGGGAAAGAATATTTTGCAAGTAATTAAAGAGCCTTTGAGTTTGAACTGGAATATTAAATGTGACATTTACATATAAATGAGAATAGATTTGTGTATTTGTTCAGATGTTTCAATGTAATACAGGCTCGTGCTATATAGCTTGTGTATGTTTTGTGACAATGAATATCTCCTAATTTATGAACATGAAGTGTCTTTTTAGAAGTCATAGCTGAGCAAGCAAACTTAACCCTTTAAAGTCCTCACATACCTTCCCCCCTCCCATCATCTTTTCTGCAGCATAGACAGATTTGGAACACCGAGAGCACTTCTCTGCACCACCAAACTTCTGAGCAAATTTGTTAGAGTTGGAATTCGTTGCTGGGCGGTGAGGCTTTGATCttgtgtaaacaaacaaacaaacaaacaaacaaacaaacaaacaaaaataacattatattaaCAATATTCTTAAACAAACACTATACATCAGCAGCCAGTAGGTACAATGTTCAACGTGTTATTCGTTTATTAAAATTTAGCAAACTTTATGTTAtgtcaagactttttttttttttttcaattgctaaATGTTTTAACAATACTAAAATTTAGTCGATACATTATTACACTTCTGTTAATTTTCATGAATTGGACCCTGGAATTAAGTCTTTTTCTTCTCATGAATTCCTGAggatttaacatgttttaagtgtTACACACCATATCACAACCTTTACAATATGCTCTTCATTTCACTACCTGCAAGGCATTTGTTACACAATACTAGACCAAATTATGCAACTTTTAACTTCAACAAGCAGCAAACCCTTTTCATCAGTTGATATTCCTGATGTTTTACTCCACTCACTGCTGTGGTTCAACCCCTAGCTGCTCCCCTGTGTCCGAGCTTAGGGCTCCTGCACCCTGTCCATAGCCATAGCCCTTTGGACCGTACTTCTTCCCATAGCACGTCTTGCAGTATATTTCAGACTCGTGAGCTGCTACCGTAGTGCTGTCTAGCCCTTTCCTGCAGACCACTAGAAGAAAGTGAAGAGCAACAGATAATGTGAATACTGGAACAAGAAACCTAGAATAATTCATggttttaataatgtaatgtgCTAATGATTTCAACCCCCAGAAAAGTAAGTGAAAGCTACACCAGATTTAGTGGTTAAACTAAAatctaaaaccaaaaaaagacatttgcagGTTAAAATGATTAATATAAAATAACTGTTGTATTGTATATAACACTGGCATGATCAACCTGATGTTATTTTGTGCCATGTAGATGTACACCTATATAGAAGGGAGCTTTAGACTCTTAATAGAACTGTATTATAAATTCCAGGATGTTACTCTCTATCAGTTCTGCTGGAAACCTACTGATAACCATCAGATACTTTGGGAATACAAGAATGAGGGAAATCCTGACAAGAGACACACTGTTTCTCTGTCAGTCTGGGGGAAAGAATTTAAATTTGCCCCAACAGATTGTGCAATTAGTTGAACAAGCTGTAAACCCGTCAGCTGCTAACAGCAACTGCTCCCATCACAAAAGGAGCTTTTTCAGGTCCAGATATGAAGTCTCTTGCTAATTGTTTAAAGAAAATGACTGCTGATAGATTGGAAACTGAATTTCTGCTATTGATGAGCCATTGTTTTGTTTACCATATTGTAAAGTAAGAAATATCAACTTATAGTTGAAGTCTTCTTTACCAAGAAACATTCTTGTAACTTTattttggatttttatttttaaatactttttattattttctattttaatgctgaacaaaaaaaaaaaaaaaaaaaaaatcccatataTGCACCAACTACCTTTATGCAATCTTACAATGTCATAATTTTGGGCACATGTTTTCACATGCTAGTACAAATCTTTATCACATGCTAATACAAATCCTAAGCTTATCATTCTACTTTTTGTTTAGCACCCTACCAAACCACAGAAGAGCACTCACTGCAGATGAAGCATGTTTTGTGGAAACTGCGTCCATTGCACTGCATTTCCTCTGCATGGTACACAGTCTTCTCACAAGCAGCACACTTCACTCCACCTCCCCAGGTAGACATCTTTATAAAAGCAGTGGTCAGCTGGAAGGGAAAAGTACCGACCTGATACTTTAGATAGGATTCACTTTCTTAGCAAAGTCTACAAATGCCGTTCAGCCACTTCTTTCATGATATGCATAGCGTTACAATATCCACATGGCTGTGTTCAGCTGCTCTGGGGAGTGATATCCCTTTAGTCTTACAGTAATTCAAATAAATGGGCATGCTGGTTTTTAATGTGTAGCGTTTTCTTCAAGGCAAGTCCTGTCTTCAATGAATATACAGCTACTCATATTCACTGTAATAATTTAGGTGGGTTAAAATCATGAAATATTGTGATGTATTATGAATAAAGTAGAAAGTCATGTTTGGTCAATAATAGATAATTAAACTGAATGAAAAAGGCTGTTACAAATGTTTGACCAGCACCAGTTACAGCCTTCCTATAAAGGCTTGATAAGGTATCAGGTGACTGTCAGGCTAAGCGTTCCTTAGGCCACCATTGATTACAGCGACAAAGCCATCCCAAATGTCTGAAATGTCCCAGATAAGAGTCTAAGAATAGTGGCTTTATGAAGCCCATTGTAATGTGCTGATAAAGTTCTGCCAATAATGCCCTTTCAACAATTTTAAAGTGACTTATCATATATTCAAtatgtatcacactgtgctgctGTTTAGTTATCTgttatttgataaaaaaaagagaaaaagaccCCCCTTTCCCATAACAAACATAGCCTTCTATACAAATTGAAATTCTGAAATGTGCTAACTGCCATTAATGTGGAGGTAGAAGTGTTAACTATCATAAGTCTTCAGTTTTTAGTTCATGTAATAATGGTGGAGACTGTAACTGGCATATCATCTCCCACAGGTTTCCTAAATGTTACACTCCCTTTACTAGTGTACACTAGTTTAACTCTATTGAGCAAGGTCAGTTAAAATAAGCAATTAATCTCAGTTTGATATCTCCGGTATCTAAATActataactacagtatatattatacagtgaGTCATGTATAATAAATGATGTTTATTGCTATTATATTCTATAAATaacttattaaaaaaatgaatgcattagaCTATATTTTGAGGTAACTgactgccagaaaaaaaaaaagtcttgggtTTTcaattaagacacattttgacataATCTAATGTATCAGACATGCACAATAAATGCATTAGCCAGAGgcatgtgaaagaaaaaaaacacacgtaaatgaatcaatcaatcatatTTAAAGTGACACTCATGCTGGATTCACAGATTAACTGTGACTGGAAGTGTTTCATAGCACTCGGCTTGATggaggaaaaaaatgtaaataaatgatcGTGTTAAGAAAGAAGAGTTGTAAACATGGATATAATGTTAGTAGCATACTGTAAATAAACTgtataaaacatatttacattaaGTGTTAAACTCACAACATAAACATACAATAATGTAGGCTAACAAATACACTTAACTAGGTTTTAGGAATGGTTTGCCTAAATATGTTCACACACTACATACCAAGACTTCAGCTACCCTTGTTAATTCCAATGCGGATTCCAGATCTCTCTTTGTGAGACTGAAATGAGAATGATCTCAAACCGGACTGCTTTATATACTGGACCCCCTTCATTAGTAGCGCAATGGGTACGAGTGTCAAAATTAAGCAATCTTCCCAAAATAACTTGTGAGATAAAGCCTGTGTCTAATAAAAGTAACAGCGCTGTTGTCTAGGGCCTGGCAAATTTAAATCAACGTAACCATGTGTTACTTTAACTGGTGTCTCTGTGCACCTGCACTTAACCTAAATATTGTATGATGTATATTTTTGCAAACATGAAATGTCATCAGTGGTCAG
This window contains:
- the LOC131727761 gene encoding cysteine and glycine-rich protein 3-like, yielding MSTWGGGVKCAACEKTVYHAEEMQCNGRSFHKTCFICMVCRKGLDSTTVAAHESEIYCKTCYGKKYGPKGYGYGQGAGALSSDTGEQLGVEPQQSKPHRPATNSNSNKFAQKFGGAEKCSRCSKSVYAAEKMMGGGKPWHKTCFRCALCGKSLESTTVTDKDGEIYCKVCYAKNFGPKGMGLGNLGCAEQQE